A genomic stretch from Falco cherrug isolate bFalChe1 chromosome 3, bFalChe1.pri, whole genome shotgun sequence includes:
- the CDA gene encoding LOW QUALITY PROTEIN: cytidine deaminase (The sequence of the model RefSeq protein was modified relative to this genomic sequence to represent the inferred CDS: inserted 1 base in 1 codon) has protein sequence MLGRSGLPPGMLAGVRHAGALSQQGWPAYFPFPGEEIFNCGVSGQGRQXAGMEGSGQRLAPAAPPGERLQLLLRRSREAKNCAYCPYSRFPVGAALLTTGGEIFSGCNVENACYSLGVCAERTAIQKAISEGHTSFKAMAITSDMGDHFIVPCGACRQVMREFGTDWDVYLTKADGTYIVKRLEELLPLSFGPEDLKKV, from the exons ATGCTTGGGAGGTCAGGGCTGCCCCCAGGGATGCTCGCCGGGGTTCGGCACGCTGGGGCGTTatcccagcagggctggccagcCTATTTCCCATTCCCAGGCGAGGAAATATTTAACTGCGGCGTcagcgggcagggcaggc gcgcAGGCATGGAGGGCAGTGGGCAGCGGCtggcccccgctgcccccccgggCGAGCGCTTGCAGCTCTTGCTGCGCCGCAGCCGGGAGGCCAAAAACTGTGCCTATTGCCCCTACAGCCGCTTCCCGGTGGGTGCCGCGCTGCTCACCACCGGTGGCGAGATCTTCTCCG GGTGCAACGTGGAGAACGCCTGCTACAGCCTGGGGGTGTGCGCCGAGCGCACTGCCATCCAGAAAGCCATCTCCGAGGGGCACACCAGCTTCAAGGCCATGGCCATCACCAG TGACATGGGGGACCACTTCATCGTGCCCTGTGGCGCCTGCAGACAAGTGATGAGAGAG TTTGGCACAGACTGGGACGTCTATCTGACCAAAGCGGATGGCACCTATATCGTCAAGCggctggaagagctgctgccGCTCTCCTTCGGCCCCGAGGACCTGAAGAAGGTGTGA
- the FAM43B gene encoding protein FAM43B — protein sequence MLPWRRSKFVLVENERKCKGKSLGPGLSYAALLAGFLRSCPDLLPDCPLERLGSVFRGKRQKVELNKEDPTYTVRYLGNAVTLHAKGEGCTEEAVGKIWAKSDSGAGGAKMKLTLGPQGIRMTPCEKGARRPGHAYLLHRITYCAADRRHPKVFAWVYRHQVKNKAVVLRCHAVLVSKADKARAMALLLYQTSASAFNEFKRLKRQNDFRHVQQQLLGDAIVPLVPLRRLLNAKCPYRPPAERARCAPRLSSILEEEEEEAFSTGAPRGDSGPGERAAVLRLAREMRGCSLRGPRPPVC from the coding sequence ATGCTGCCCTGGCGCCGGAGCAAGTTCGTGCTGGTGGAAAATGAACGTAAGTGCAAAGGCAAGAGCCTGGGGCCGGGGCTGAGCTACGCCGCGCTGCTGGCCGGCTTCCTGCGCTCCTGCCCGGACCTGCTGCCCGACTGCCCGCTCGAGCGCCTGGGCAGCGTCTTCCGCGGCAAACGCCAGAAAGTGGAGCTGAACAAGGAGGACCCGACGTACACGGTGCGGTACCTGGGCAACGCCGTCACCCTGCACGCCAAGGGCGAGGGCTGCACGGAGGAGGCGGTGGGCAAGATCTGGGCAAAGAGCGACTCGGGAGCCGGAGGGGCCAAGATGAAGCTGACGTTGGGACCCCAAGGCATCCGGATGACCCCATGCGAGAAGGGAGCCCGCCGGCCCGGCCATGCGTACCTCCTGCACCGCATCACCTACTGTGCCGCCGACCGCCGGCACCCCAAGGTCTTCGCCTGGGTTTACCGGCACCAGGTGAAGAACAAGGCGGTGGTGCTGCGCTGCCACGCTGTCTTGGTCTCCAAAGCCGACAAGGCACGTGCCATGGCCCTGCTCCTCTACCAGACCTCCGCCTCCGCCTTCAACGAGTTCAAGCGGCTCAAGAGGCAGAACGATTTCCGCCatgtccagcagcagctcctgggcgACGCCATTGTCCCCTTGGTGCCCCTCCGCAGGCTGCTCAACGCCAAGTGTCCCTACCGCCCACCTGCCGAGAGGGCCCGCTGTGCCCCTCGCCTCAGCTCCatcctggaggaggaggaggaggaggcctTCAGCACCGGGGCACCCCGAGGGGACAGTGGTCCTGGCGAGCGTGCTGCCGTGCTGCGGCTGGCCAGGGAGATGCGAGGGTGCAGCCTGCgtggcccccggcccccggtgtgctga